Below is a window of Bos indicus isolate NIAB-ARS_2022 breed Sahiwal x Tharparkar chromosome 19, NIAB-ARS_B.indTharparkar_mat_pri_1.0, whole genome shotgun sequence DNA.
CATTACATATAGCTATGAAAAATGCTAGTAGCTTTTAATAGTTTACAAGATCAGATATTTTTAGAGAAAGTAGCCTTGCATTTAAACAAGTCAGAATGAGAGTATTGGTTGAATTACAGTTACTGGACTGCCTGTGCTCTTTGCAGagtgttatttttcaaataatcaaTTCTTTTAAAGGTGCTTTCTGTGGCTGTGCCATTCTGTGGCACTGTCTTTGCTGTTTGGCCCTGTTATTTGTTAAGCACAGTGGTTTCCTGCTTAGGTTCTCAAATGGAAGCTGAAAAATATGGATAATGTTTTATAGAGATGTCTTCTTTAAAATTATGTGAGTGTGAAATGTAAAATGTTCATATGAGGAAGATAAGTGCATGACAGCTGCAGAGAAATACCTTGTTTGATGATAGTTCAGTTTTGCCGTTTCAATTTTAACATGTTTCTGTAGGAATTTCGATAATATGAATTTCTTGTATTTGTAGATTTATGTTGAAATTGAGCGTGCTCGGCTGACGAAAACGTTAGCcacaataaaagaacaaaacGGTGATGTCAAAGAGGCAGCCTCCATTTTACAAGAGTTACAGGTAAGGAGCTGCATTTTAGGGTATGTAAAATTTTCTATTCAGTCAGCAGTATTTTCTTATAATTGCTTTTTTGGGCACCTTATTGCTTTTTTCTGAACCACCAAGATTAAGAGTGAGTACTGTGGTGTGTGAGGTTATTCAAGCAGCTGGAAATTGTGTAATTATGGCCCCAACTATGtttgtttaaaaagttttgaaaacttaAGATCAACAAATTAGTCTTAACTTTATGCTATTATTTGAACATTTCAATTCTCTTTAGAACTTAAACCAGTAATTCATGTACATCTCTCTGTGCCTTAGAAATTTACCGTTAATCACTGGcttcatttttaatgaatatctGATTGGTGGTCAGTTTCTAGGCTACTGAGTCAAAGGAGTTAAGTAACTATAGTCACTGTCCAGAAGCGGTTGAGTTTGGATTCACACTAATTCGGTTTGACTTCAAGTCGCCCACCCCCCCAACACacgtttttcttttcaattaaaagactttattttttaaagcagttttaggttcacagcaaactgAGTGGGAAATACAGAGATTCCCCATGTATCCACtgcctcacaccacacacaaccTCCACTGTATCAGCATCCCAAATCAGAGCGGTACCTTGTTACGTCATTGACTCTGCACTGATACGTCGTTAGCACCTGGAGAGCATAGTTTTACGTTAGGGTTTACTCTTGGGGTTGCCCACTCTATAGACTTGCCAAACATAATGGCAGGTCTCCACCATCATGTCGACAGTGTCATACAGAACAGTTTCACTGCTCGTGAAGATCCTCTGGCTCTGCCTGTTTATCCCTTCCTTTCCctaacccttggcaaccactgatctttttattctCTGCATAGTTTTGTCTTCAAACTCTTTTCCAAGCAGGAGAATTACATGCCTCATGATTCAACATCCCTTGTGAAGTATTTGTGCCCCCAAAATTAATCTCAATTATACAAATGTTTAACTACTAGTTTTTAAGGtataccagggacagaggagccagttaAATGATACCACAGGAATGCACTCCACaaaccagggacagaggagccagttaAATGATACCACAGGAATGCACTCCACAAACTCCAGACTCTAGGGAACTATAGGATGATTGACttgatttcttcaacaaataaatggcaaggaaaaaaagagacataagaaacatatCTATAGATTGCAAAGTATGAGCCTTATTTGGATTCTGAGttgattaaaaagtaaatgagaCTATTGTAGAGTGACTAGATATTTAATGATACAAAGAATTTTTATGTAAGAATTTTTTTCAGGGTTTATCTTTTAGAGATACCACattgaaatatttattgtctGAGATTTGCTTCAAAGTAATTGACACAGAGAGAGTGAGTGAAGATGTAGAAATGAAACATTAATggttcactgtgtgtgtgtttactttcCTTAAGAAATTACAAAGGAGAATTGGTGTATGTAGAGTGCTTAGCACGGTGTTGAATAACTAGTTTTAGAATTTACAAAGGAGAAgcagtgaaataaaaaaattttagacCAAATTATAGGAATAACAATAGCCTTACTTCAGTCTACTTTGTAAAAGTGTCATTCTAgattttataaatcatttataGTGTATGTGTGCCAGATATTATATTAGGAACTTTTTCACAGTACTTGATATAATTGATTCTCTTGTATCATGTATATCTACTTCTACATCCATAAGGGGTCACATTGGACTTgttatctgaattttaaaaagactgatgCCTCTTTTTTATGTAATAGTTTCAACTATTATATAGTTAGCTTGCAACTGacatctttttcatatttagaaTTGTCATTTCTTCATTAGCcgttaggaaaatgcaaatttaaaccatgatgagataccactacatgcctattcagttcagttcagtcgctcagttgtgtccgactctttgcaaccccatggactgtagcacgccaggcctccctgtccatcaccagctccctaagtttactcaaactcatgtccattgagtcggtgatgccatccaaccatctcatacactgttgtccccttctcctccgccttcaatctttcccagcttcagggtctatTAGAATAGCTAAAACTAAAAACTGATAGCACAAAGAGTGGGTGGCGATGCAGAGCAACTGGAATTCTCACAGATCGCTGataagaatgcaaaatggtgcagccactctggaaaacagggTGGaggtttcttataaagttaaacttaTGTTTACTGTATAACCTAGCAAACCTATCCTTGGGTACCCAAGAGagaaaaacttatgttcacaaaACTCTTTCGCTAATGTTCAGAGTAGCTTTATTTATGCTAGGAAAAAGATGGAATCAGCCCAGATGTTTTTCAGCAGGGGAATGGGTAAACTGGGGTTCATCTATgcagtggaatactacttagtCATAGAAAGGATTGAACTGTTTGATTTACACAACAGCTTGAATGAATCTTATTTAAAGCATTATGCTGAGTAAACAAAGATAGTCTCAAAAGGTTGCATATTTGACATTCTTGAAAGGACAACTCTGTAGTGTTGGAGGAGAGATCATTGGTTGTCAGGGGTTATGAGTAGGGGCAGTGTGTGACTGAAGGGGTACATCAGAGTTATTCAGGTGATCGAACTGTTCTAGGTTTTGATTGTAATGGTGACTGCAGAAATCTGTACATGTGTTAAAATTTATAGAACTTTACACCAAGAGGAAAACATGCATTTTActgtataataattttttttaattgtaatttccTGAAGGAAACTAGCTTTTTATATCATCAGCAGCACTCTCCCAATATGCATGAAGTTTCTTATTATTTATCAAGTGTGAATTTTTAATGACTATTTAACTTTGTTGCAATTGTAAACTATTACTAAACATTATAAACTTGGGGATTTACTCTGGTAGGTGGAAACCTATGGGTCAATGGAAAAGAAAGAGCGAGTGGAATTTATTTTGGAACAAATGCGGCTCTGCCTAGCAGTGAAGGATTACATTCGTACACAAATCATCAGCAAAAAAATTAACACCAAATTTTTCCAGGAAGAAAATACAGAGGTAAGCCTCTCTCTTACTGTAAATTTACTTTGAAAACGTTTGGGAAAAAATCCATAAACCCCATTTTGTCGATATTTTACAGAAATTAAAGTTGAAATACTATAACTTAATGATTCAGCTGGATCAGCATGAAGGATCGTATTTGTCTATTTGTAAGCACTACAGAGCAATCTATGATACACCCTGTATacaggcagaaagtgaaaagtggcaACAGGtaagaatatattcttttttttaagatagagTCTTAAACTTGATGTTGAAACTTATCagaaagaatttgcatttttaatttattttgaaataattttaacttcAGTAATTACATGCAGGTGTGTGGTCTGCTTTCTGTTCATTGTGTTGATAGTTCACTTTAGCATTACTAACTCAGATGAACTGTGGCAATACTCTGTTTATGACCTTTGAAGAAGTGTAGGCTTACTATTTAAGACATGTGCAGCCATTACCTTCTAACTGGGGTCATAGATAAAGATCCAGCAttactttggaaaattattttgcaAAACTTGTGAACAGTGTACATGTGGATTCCACCTTTTTATTGCTAACTTGTTATAAGgactttttcttttatacatttattttttaaaatgtttggggGAGGGATAATAATTTAggagtatgagattaacagatacaaccactatatataaaataaacaaggatatATCATACAGCatagggagctatattcaatatcttgtaataacctacaatggaaaggaaactggaaaacaatacatatattatatatataactgaatcactttgctctgtaACTGAAATCGTGCTCAGGCGCtcggttatgtccgactctgtgaccccatgcactgtatcccactcggctcctctgtcacaggattttccaggcaagaatactggagtgtgttaccatttccttctcaaataccTGAAACAAACACTAACTAGATCACTaaacttcaattaaagaaaaaaaagccaaccCAGGTAGTAATTCACATTACAAAGATTCActgtatttgttttataatagTTTTATGAAAAGTAAATATTACCAAAAAGCCCTATGAAAAGATCAATCTGGTAAGATTTTTCCCCTAAGACTTTTGAATATACTATTAAAGATGACTGTATACAATTATTCCAtgaattttcactttctgccagagttttcattttgtttctaatCTTGCCTATATTCTGTTGAATTGCACAACTTTTTTAGGCCCTGAAAAGTGTTGTCCTTTATGTTATCTTGGCTCCTTTTGACAATGAACAGTCAGACTTGGTTCACCGAATAAGCGGTGACAAGAAGTTAGAAGAAATCCCTAAATACAAGTAAGTACTTTTATAATTAGTGTAGTATGTCTCAGTAGAAGTACCATTTTGAAAGACTGGTTAACAAGTGTATGCTTCTTAATTGATGGCTGATATTAGAGAATAAACTCAGGGAAAGTAAAgtggttttgttgttattgttgttgttaggaCTACATTAGAAATTAACATAATGAGATTATAACATACTCTATTCTAAGCCACTTATCAAGAAGAAGTTTTTATTTCAAGCTCACTTGAGCAGATCTTGTTTAACTATTCAGTCAGTTTTATCATAGTAAATGTTTGGGGCTTTGTGATTTTTAGAAGTACATGCTTCTGAAAATCTGTTATATAAAGCAGACATGGGCTTTATGCGCTTCTTCTTTTATCTGTTTCATTAGTAAGTTTACAGTCAGTTAGTCCAGCAATTCACAAATATAATATAGGAGAGAGCAGAATGATAAGTAGGAGAAGGCACTTTCAGAATTACTGTGGAAAAAATGGTAGCAAAGttggtaaaataaataataatcaccTCGTGTCTTGTTCTACAAAGCTTTCTAAAAAATcatctttgatattttaaaatttgctattaGATGAAATGCAATCTTTACAGATTTGGAATAATAAGTTTTCTGTAATTTACAGGGATCTTTTAAAGCTTTTTACCACAATGGAGTTGATGCGCTGGTCCACACTTGTTGAAGACTATGGGATGGAATTAAGAAAAGGTTCTTTAGAGAGTCCTGCAACTGACGTTTTTGGTTATACAGAGGAAGGTGAAAAAAGGTGGAAAGACTTGAAAAACAGAGTTGTTGAACATGTAAGGATCTGGCATGTTGTAAATAACAATTTAGAAGCAAACTTTGGCAAATTTgagcttaaaattttatttctcaaatgtttcttttagatgttatatctttaattcttcacttcaggattcttcccccccccccccccatgccTAGTGTGGTAGTGATGTAAGTTTGTTGTTCAGATATTTATTGTCTTATTTCCCAAGCACATCAGAATTATCTTATCCCCTTGTCATTTTTCCCCCACCTTTTTAGCTTTTCAGAAAAGATATCTACGTGTTACCATGTTGCATTTTGAGAGCACCCCTCAGGAATACAAACTtttatagtaaataaagcagaaggaatTTCTTAAGAATgtgagggatggatggatgggggtgGTTTCTCACTAGTACTGACTTGGTAGTTTTGGAAACAGGTAACATGTTTTAAACCCAACCTCTGATCTTCTTGGGTGTCACTACAAATTGAATTATGTCAACCTTCATTCACAGAACAAAAGTTGTGAGCCTTCTGTGTGCTACACTGTACAGAGTGCTGGGACACATGGGAGAATAAGACATGCTCTCTACCttccaaatgtttaaaaatgcatCACAGTGCAAGAGGCACTTATAAATTATGTATTATGGTACAAGTATACATGGATGAGAGGGGAGCATAAGGAGAAAGTTGATTGGTTCCACCAGGTAGAATGGTCAAGCTGGACTTACAGGAATTGATGGGTGAGGTAAGATTTGTGAGAAGGGTATGTAGGTTCAGTGGGCAGGACGGGAGGGCCGTCCCTGTAGGCAGATGGGTTAGTCTGTGCTAGGTCACAGAGGCAGACCAGCCGGGGAACTTGGGGACCTCCAAGGAAAGGGCTCAGTGAGAAAGGGCTTTGGAGATACGGAAAAGGTCTTGGTCATAACAAAGTTTGTACACCCAGTAGTAAAAGCTGAGAGGATAATGACCAGCTTGTATTTTATAGCGATTCCTCTGGGAGTAAGTGTGAAGAGTGAATTTGGAGAGAGAAAAGACTGGAGATAAGAAGACTAGCTAAGTGAGAGGGGCTTTGGGGGCTTGAATTGAGTGGATGGAATGGaattaactattttaaagaagACAGACAATCGAGTTTGGTCATTGATGAGAGGATGAAGGAAAAGCAGGAAGTCTTGAGTGATTCCTATTCTTCCTGAGAGGTTGGTGTTGCCATCGACCCTGATTAGTGATGGGAGGAAGTGCAGCTTCTTCAAAGATGAGCTCATTTTTCCTTGTGAGTGTGGCTCCTTGTTAGTAAGGTTAACATTAAGAATACTCAAAGGGCACCTCTAATTTTAGCATCACTTCCAGTGAAAATTGGGAAATTTAATCCAGGTTATCTTTATGTAGTTACAGTGATGATAGTATTTTgagatgatctttttaaaattttagccttTTAAACATTTGTATCATAGTTagaaaaacttaacattcaaTTCTTACatttagcaaaaatattttagtaCAGTTACAACTTTTAACAACTAATTTAGCTAAGCCTGTGTTTTAactgtatgtattttaaaagagtTGTAGAGTGTGCTcagaataacttaaaaataactgcagaagccaaaatattgaaatatttagttTTGTTGTGGACATTTAGAACCGGCTTCATTCCAGTGGCAGACTGCAGCAGAATAAAAGCTCTGAGTCTTGACGTTTTAATTAAACCTACTTGGATAGGAAAACAAATGAGCTTCTGGCTTTACTGACAGCTGTGTCCTCCACGCCCACCCTTCTTTCCTCAGAATATTAGAATAATGGCCAAGTATTACACGAGGATAACAATGAAGAGGATGGCGCAGCTTCTGGATCTGTCTGTTGATGTAAGTAGTAAATACCATTGTTTGTAACCATTCattttgaaaatcaattgactTGTAAAAATTGAGTGAGCAAATCAACttcattttattatcttattttaagTTTAGGTGATAGAAGGTTTCCCCAAGCTATCTTGAACACCAAAGAGTAGCCTAAATACCAAGTTATAGTTATGTGAATATTATACTACTTAACATCTCTATTTAAATATGTTAGTTTTACACTGATTAATCTGAATCTAAAGtatatatttctataataaatacaTCTAGGTTCAAAAAGTGAACTGTAGAAATAAACCATATGAGGGAGACTTGACTGCAGTTCCCCTGGAAAGTTGCTAGGACATGTTAGGGGAATATTGTATTCAGGTCTGAGTTTCATGTTGGTAAAATATACACCACCAAAGAGATAGGAGTTAGGCAAAGTGTATAGTCAACAGGAGGTATCCTGACAGTTTAACTGCAAACGAAGAATCTTGGAATAGTTTGGGTTAGAGGGCTTGATCCTTGGTTAGTTCATTAACTCTTCTCGTTTCTGGACAAGGCCGCCAGAGGCCTTAGAAGTAAAGTGCCTTTCTTTGGCTACCTAGTTAGCAAGTGGCAGAGCATATATTCTAACCAGTATTTCTGGAAACAAACTGTATAATACTGCTTTTGTTGGGAAACATTGTAGAAGGTAGACCAAGTTGCTGTTGACAAAGGCTCTTGAACAGTACCCACAGTATTAAGTTTGTGGGGAGATTCAGACTGAGCCCTAGATTCTCAGTAAGGTAAGTACATTATTGCAGGAAATCAATTTCTAACTATTAATAATGAATTTTAGCCCTGCATATTCTTGAGTGAAGATAATTAGAAAATGCTTTCCTTAAATTTTATTATCTAAATTATCATGTCTTAAACCAACTTGTCTTTCTCTCTTGCAGGAGTCAGAGGCTTTTCTCTCAAATCTAGTAGTCAATAAGACCATCTTTGCTAAAGTAG
It encodes the following:
- the PSMD12 gene encoding 26S proteasome non-ATPase regulatory subunit 12 yields the protein MADGGSERADGRIVKMEVDYSATVDQRLPECEKLAKEGRLQEVIETLLSLEKQTRTASDMVSTSRILVAIVKMCYEAKEWDLLNENIMLLSKRRSQLKQAVAKMVQQCCTYVEEITDLPIKLRLIDTLRMVTEGKIYVEIERARLTKTLATIKEQNGDVKEAASILQELQVETYGSMEKKERVEFILEQMRLCLAVKDYIRTQIISKKINTKFFQEENTEKLKLKYYNLMIQLDQHEGSYLSICKHYRAIYDTPCIQAESEKWQQALKSVVLYVILAPFDNEQSDLVHRISGDKKLEEIPKYKDLLKLFTTMELMRWSTLVEDYGMELRKGSLESPATDVFGYTEEGEKRWKDLKNRVVEHNIRIMAKYYTRITMKRMAQLLDLSVDESEAFLSNLVVNKTIFAKVDRLAGIINFQRPKDPNNLLNDWSQKLNSLMSLVNKTTHLIAKEEMIHNLQ